Proteins co-encoded in one Bacillus sp. 2205SS5-2 genomic window:
- a CDS encoding DEAD/DEAH box helicase encodes MFQKKSLLDVIQLLQTDTLFKDQIVHWETINEKEGKTASFPQNLHPKLKETLSKRGIHDLYTHQLSAFETAMKRQSFTAVTPTASGKTLCYNLPVLQSILNNNSARALYLFPTKALAQDQKSELNELIEQVDMSINSYTYDGDTAANIRQKVRKAGHIVMTNPDMLHSAILPHHTKWVSLFENLQYVVIDELHTYRGVFGSHVANVIRRLQRICSYYGSKPTFICTSATIANPKELAEELTGSTMELINNNGSPSGKKHFVFYNPPIVNKPLNLRRSATLEVRNIAGELLKNRIQTIVFARSRVRVEIILTYLQELVKQQLGPKSIRGYRGGYLPTQRREIEKGLRSGDIYGVVSTNALELGVDIGQLQVCVMTGYPGTIASAWQQAGRAGRRHGESLVIMVASSSPLDQYIIENPAYFFQKSPETARINPDNMVILVDHVKCAAYELPFRREDQFGKLDVEDILEFLHEERVLHENGEKFYWMNDAFPAHNISLRSASQENIIIIDTTNIATVKVIGEMDRFSAMTLLHDEAIYIHQGIQYQVEKLDWEEKKAFVREVDVDYFTDANLAVSLNVLEVDKTNQDKEIVCEYGDVSVRAMATIFKKIKFDTHENIGSGPIHLPEEELHTSSTWFSFSQPLASLSDERLEAGLIGISHALHAIVPLFVMCDPQDIAIVPQVKASHNEKATIFIYDRYPGGVGLSEKVFGNIGEILEEAKKMISKCRCHDGCPSCIGTEQSSNTVKGDALKLLAILLTVGVEGKD; translated from the coding sequence ATGTTTCAAAAGAAATCATTACTAGATGTAATCCAGCTACTGCAAACAGATACATTGTTTAAGGATCAAATCGTTCATTGGGAGACCATTAATGAAAAAGAGGGAAAAACGGCTTCTTTCCCACAAAATCTTCACCCAAAGTTAAAAGAGACCTTAAGTAAAAGAGGGATTCATGATTTATATACTCATCAATTAAGTGCGTTTGAAACAGCAATGAAGAGGCAGAGCTTTACAGCTGTTACCCCTACGGCATCTGGGAAAACGCTCTGTTATAACCTGCCCGTGCTACAATCAATATTAAATAATAATTCGGCCCGTGCATTATATTTATTTCCAACGAAAGCTTTGGCTCAAGATCAAAAAAGCGAACTTAATGAACTAATTGAACAAGTAGATATGTCAATTAATAGCTACACATATGATGGAGACACAGCGGCAAATATTCGCCAAAAAGTAAGGAAAGCTGGTCATATTGTTATGACCAATCCAGATATGCTTCATTCAGCAATTTTGCCGCATCATACAAAATGGGTATCACTGTTTGAGAATTTACAATATGTGGTCATTGATGAACTTCATACTTATCGAGGGGTATTTGGTAGTCATGTGGCAAACGTAATACGGAGATTACAACGGATATGCTCCTACTATGGTAGTAAGCCAACCTTTATTTGTACATCTGCCACAATCGCAAACCCTAAAGAACTTGCGGAAGAACTGACCGGTTCGACCATGGAATTAATCAATAATAACGGATCCCCAAGTGGGAAGAAGCATTTTGTTTTTTATAATCCCCCGATTGTCAACAAGCCGCTAAATCTTCGCCGAAGCGCTACACTAGAGGTGCGAAATATCGCTGGAGAGCTTTTGAAGAATAGAATTCAAACCATCGTCTTTGCACGTAGTAGAGTAAGAGTGGAAATTATCTTGACGTATCTACAAGAACTCGTAAAACAGCAACTCGGCCCGAAATCCATCAGAGGATATCGAGGGGGCTATTTGCCAACACAAAGAAGAGAAATTGAGAAGGGATTAAGGTCCGGAGATATTTATGGAGTGGTCAGTACCAATGCCTTAGAGCTAGGCGTAGACATTGGTCAGCTTCAAGTGTGCGTGATGACAGGTTATCCAGGAACTATTGCAAGTGCTTGGCAACAAGCCGGGCGAGCGGGAAGGCGACACGGGGAATCGCTAGTGATAATGGTAGCGAGTTCGAGTCCATTAGATCAATACATTATTGAAAATCCCGCTTATTTTTTTCAAAAGTCACCTGAAACAGCTCGAATTAACCCAGATAACATGGTCATACTAGTTGACCATGTCAAGTGTGCGGCCTATGAGCTTCCTTTTCGTAGAGAAGATCAATTTGGCAAGCTTGACGTTGAAGATATCTTGGAGTTTTTACACGAAGAAAGAGTTTTACATGAAAATGGCGAGAAGTTTTATTGGATGAACGATGCCTTTCCTGCTCACAATATTAGTTTGCGATCGGCTTCACAAGAAAACATCATTATTATTGATACAACAAATATAGCAACTGTAAAAGTTATCGGTGAGATGGATCGATTTAGTGCAATGACTTTGCTACATGACGAAGCGATTTATATTCATCAGGGGATTCAATATCAGGTAGAAAAACTTGATTGGGAAGAGAAAAAAGCATTTGTTCGAGAAGTGGATGTTGATTATTTTACGGATGCAAATCTAGCGGTATCACTTAACGTACTTGAAGTAGATAAAACCAATCAGGATAAAGAAATAGTGTGTGAGTATGGAGATGTGTCTGTTCGAGCAATGGCAACCATATTTAAGAAAATAAAATTTGATACCCATGAAAATATTGGTTCAGGCCCTATTCACTTGCCAGAAGAAGAACTTCACACCTCATCGACATGGTTCTCTTTCTCCCAACCACTTGCCTCCCTATCAGACGAGCGCTTGGAAGCGGGATTGATCGGGATCAGTCACGCACTTCATGCCATTGTTCCCTTATTTGTAATGTGTGATCCACAAGATATCGCGATTGTTCCTCAAGTGAAAGCATCTCATAATGAAAAAGCTACCATTTTCATTTATGATCGCTACCCTGGGGGTGTCGGACTAAGTGAAAAGGTGTTTGGAAACATTGGGGAAATATTAGAAGAAGCCAAGAAAATGATTTCTAAATGTCGATGCCATGACGGCTGTCCATCATGCATTGGAACGGAACAATCTTCAAATACTGTAAAAGGGGATGCACTGAAATTATTGGCGATTTTGTTAACGGTAGGTGTGGAAGGAAAGGATTAA
- a CDS encoding alpha/beta fold hydrolase, whose amino-acid sequence MMNQRISTNGLAYYDRGEGEVALFLHGFCGSSAYWDEVAPLLDTHRVILVDLRGHGKSRYDTPVKSIEELAFDVHNLVMELGVAPFHLFGHSLGGYITLAYVEQFPHEVKGFGLIHSTAFPDTVEGQWNRLKAIEQITEKGLPSYLDELIPKLFAEKNHIHYKEKLYCIRQIGLETKPQAAKDLLAAMRVRADRRSIIDNSNVPVLLLSGEMDAIVPVEKVFSSDKPHIKKVILKDSGHMGMIEEPERVVIELKQFMWKSEEK is encoded by the coding sequence ATGATGAACCAGAGAATTTCGACGAATGGATTAGCTTATTATGATCGCGGAGAAGGAGAAGTGGCACTTTTTCTACATGGTTTTTGTGGGAGCAGTGCCTATTGGGATGAAGTGGCTCCGCTGCTAGACACTCATCGAGTCATTTTAGTCGACCTTAGAGGACATGGGAAGTCTAGATATGATACCCCGGTAAAGTCTATAGAAGAACTGGCTTTTGATGTGCATAATCTTGTCATGGAATTAGGTGTTGCCCCGTTTCATTTATTTGGGCATTCTCTTGGTGGATACATTACGTTAGCGTATGTAGAACAATTTCCTCACGAAGTGAAAGGGTTTGGTCTCATTCATTCAACGGCTTTTCCTGATACCGTTGAAGGACAGTGGAATCGCCTTAAAGCCATCGAACAAATAACAGAAAAAGGATTGCCTTCGTATCTTGATGAATTAATTCCCAAATTATTTGCAGAAAAAAATCACATTCATTACAAGGAAAAATTGTATTGTATTCGTCAAATTGGGCTAGAAACGAAGCCCCAAGCCGCAAAAGATCTTCTTGCTGCAATGCGAGTAAGGGCAGATAGAAGAAGCATAATCGATAACTCTAATGTTCCTGTCTTACTTCTATCGGGGGAAATGGATGCAATTGTGCCGGTAGAAAAAGTGTTTTCCTCAGATAAACCTCATATAAAAAAAGTGATCTTAAAAGATTCAGGTCATATGGGGATGATTGAAGAACCGGAGCGAGTGGTGATAGAGTTGAAGCAATTTATGTGGAAGTCGGAAGAGAAATGA
- a CDS encoding Hsp20/alpha crystallin family protein has product MEKQNSNRPAKNQREPFGDIMKTMNEFFHERPVKGLLSSIDEFFSSPHPFGGFPVDSEETTSEYIITAELPGVKKDQLTIDILQNYVTISVEQNEMLEKKDTLQNKATKKKAFHRSSRTIPLSTPIDERNATASYQDGLLKLILPKKKGKSIEIK; this is encoded by the coding sequence ATGGAAAAACAAAATTCAAATCGACCAGCTAAAAATCAACGGGAACCTTTTGGAGACATAATGAAAACCATGAATGAATTTTTCCATGAGCGACCGGTTAAAGGATTGCTATCTAGCATCGATGAATTCTTTTCATCTCCTCATCCCTTTGGAGGCTTCCCTGTCGACTCAGAAGAAACCACATCTGAGTATATTATTACTGCTGAATTACCAGGCGTTAAAAAAGATCAATTAACCATCGATATTCTTCAAAACTATGTAACCATTTCCGTTGAACAAAATGAAATGCTGGAGAAAAAGGACACACTCCAAAACAAAGCAACCAAGAAAAAAGCCTTTCATCGCTCGTCACGCACTATCCCACTCTCTACACCAATTGACGAACGAAATGCCACAGCATCCTACCAAGACGGACTACTAAAACTCATCCTTCCAAAGAAAAAAGGAAAATCCATAGAAATCAAATAG
- a CDS encoding YppG family protein, with product MNRRQRFQYYRPQPPNPYSYQGGHPFPPLPYMNMGNQGVHPSPLHQQAVYQNFPSHEIPSGNQWNAPAYATPYQQSKYFQNPLQEEDDYYPAPPQSVYANPYPKGSYSIKKQKGGVSSIMNSFKGQDGSVDVNKMMNTAGQMVGAVNQVSSLVKGLGSMFG from the coding sequence ATGAATAGACGCCAGCGCTTTCAATATTATCGACCTCAACCTCCAAACCCATATTCATATCAAGGTGGGCATCCATTCCCTCCGTTACCGTATATGAATATGGGAAATCAAGGGGTGCATCCTTCGCCGTTGCATCAGCAAGCAGTTTATCAAAATTTTCCTTCCCACGAGATACCATCAGGTAATCAATGGAATGCACCAGCGTACGCTACTCCATATCAACAAAGTAAATATTTTCAAAATCCATTACAAGAAGAGGATGATTACTACCCAGCACCGCCACAGTCGGTATATGCAAATCCTTATCCTAAGGGTAGCTATTCAATAAAAAAGCAAAAAGGAGGAGTCAGTTCAATCATGAATTCTTTTAAGGGTCAGGATGGTAGCGTCGATGTAAATAAAATGATGAACACAGCAGGACAAATGGTAGGTGCAGTGAATCAAGTGTCGTCATTAGTTAAAGGCCTTGGAAGCATGTTTGGATAA
- the yppF gene encoding YppF family protein: MNVQQLKELFNQRRQHDPEELNELLDFAKNIYILNEISLKEYSILIQSLERNGALIPSDYYPSSFRYNKMHSLS; the protein is encoded by the coding sequence ATGAATGTTCAACAGTTAAAAGAATTGTTTAATCAAAGACGCCAACATGATCCTGAGGAATTAAACGAATTATTAGATTTTGCTAAGAACATTTATATTTTAAACGAGATATCCCTAAAAGAGTATTCGATCTTAATTCAATCTCTAGAACGAAATGGTGCTCTTATTCCTTCTGATTACTACCCATCTTCATTTCGCTATAATAAAATGCACTCGCTTTCATAA
- a CDS encoding YppE family protein gives MDSFIDLTEELYHINDDLQQIYLAKRESGEKGDFYLEVKPYADKVKRISDEWGNEALKWISTKHPKYIHPMQIQQTMENFELVSVQAFFPETSFKRFQSYHQSIQFILKSILDEERR, from the coding sequence ATGGATTCATTCATTGATTTAACTGAAGAACTCTATCACATAAATGATGATTTACAACAGATTTATCTTGCGAAAAGAGAGTCTGGCGAGAAAGGGGATTTTTATTTAGAAGTAAAACCTTATGCGGATAAAGTAAAACGAATTTCAGATGAATGGGGAAATGAGGCTTTAAAGTGGATAAGTACTAAGCATCCAAAGTATATTCACCCTATGCAAATTCAGCAAACCATGGAAAACTTTGAATTGGTTTCTGTACAGGCTTTTTTTCCTGAAACAAGCTTTAAGCGATTTCAAAGTTATCATCAATCGATTCAGTTTATATTAAAAAGCATTTTAGATGAAGAAAGACGGTAA
- a CDS encoding DUF2515 family protein, producing MKKSYCFHPLLKNISILDNDQVIVQKIYELTARFNIDNVSRTKAYENLFLLHPEMRWSYLASMVSRNAGWNMTDLQSPMFSTLLSEKTRFHMFYTYEKANWFIFSDAFPQLLIYSYSTYLQKNRFHLLSNFLISRFMQEEWRYYWENKNNERLLFSLIVNEQNLLEEPLLKHPLYKRKVFHSLSYLFQNFFHLSSVIFPTRRGELYGGSVTQFTKLNKRISFGKKLARLLFDPELFHEFLDFSFHQNHTGSRVDYEQYLAEEKLITTPWLRLSWPIVTHHIHEKRDWTTKRRPLPGWEQEITPFKEKNITSWFLQKRFEIQSCMKIMQSFKK from the coding sequence ATGAAAAAAAGCTATTGCTTTCACCCATTATTGAAGAATATCTCCATCTTGGATAATGATCAGGTGATTGTTCAAAAAATATATGAACTTACCGCTCGGTTTAATATCGATAATGTTTCGAGAACAAAAGCATATGAAAATTTATTTCTTCTTCATCCTGAAATGAGGTGGTCGTATTTAGCTTCGATGGTATCTAGAAATGCGGGTTGGAATATGACGGATCTCCAGAGCCCTATGTTTTCTACATTATTATCCGAAAAGACTAGATTCCATATGTTTTATACGTATGAGAAAGCGAATTGGTTTATTTTTTCTGATGCGTTTCCTCAACTCCTTATTTACTCCTATTCGACGTATTTACAGAAGAATAGGTTTCATTTATTGTCCAATTTTTTAATTTCTCGTTTTATGCAGGAAGAATGGCGATATTATTGGGAGAACAAAAACAATGAACGACTGTTATTTTCCCTAATTGTCAATGAACAAAACCTACTTGAAGAACCTCTCTTGAAGCACCCTTTGTATAAAAGAAAGGTGTTTCACTCACTATCCTATCTATTTCAAAATTTTTTCCATTTAAGTAGTGTGATTTTCCCCACAAGAAGAGGAGAGCTATACGGTGGCAGTGTAACACAGTTCACGAAATTAAATAAGAGAATTTCCTTTGGGAAAAAACTCGCCAGGTTATTATTCGACCCAGAACTATTCCATGAATTTTTGGATTTTAGCTTTCATCAAAATCATACGGGTTCTCGAGTTGATTATGAACAATATTTAGCGGAGGAAAAACTGATTACAACACCTTGGCTTCGTCTATCGTGGCCGATAGTCACACATCATATACACGAAAAAAGGGATTGGACAACTAAGCGAAGACCATTACCAGGTTGGGAGCAGGAAATCACTCCTTTTAAAGAAAAAAACATCACAAGTTGGTTTTTACAGAAACGATTCGAAATCCAATCATGTATGAAAATAATGCAAAGTTTTAAAAAATAG
- the recU gene encoding Holliday junction resolvase RecU, translated as MNFRYPNGKLYKPTQSNTEKKRTNQIKKDHSYSNRGMTLEEDLNETHAYYLEHDRAVIHKKPTPVQIVQVDYPKRSAAVIKEAYFKQASTTDYNGVFKGMYIDFEAKETKNRTSFPLANFHTHQIQHMKKVIQQNGIAFVILRFSSTDEVFLLPFPVLLFYWERMDKGGRKSMTKEEITEHSHAIIIGLQPRLDYLKILDKLSFMLNEPFNERK; from the coding sequence TTGAATTTTCGATATCCAAACGGAAAATTATACAAACCAACTCAATCCAATACCGAGAAAAAGAGGACCAATCAAATAAAGAAAGATCATTCCTATAGTAATCGTGGAATGACCTTAGAAGAAGACTTGAATGAAACCCATGCATACTACCTTGAACATGACCGAGCGGTTATACATAAAAAACCTACTCCTGTTCAAATTGTTCAAGTGGATTACCCTAAACGGAGCGCTGCAGTTATTAAGGAAGCCTATTTCAAACAAGCTTCCACCACCGATTATAACGGTGTCTTCAAAGGTATGTATATCGATTTTGAAGCTAAGGAAACAAAAAATAGAACTTCTTTTCCGTTAGCTAACTTTCACACTCATCAAATACAGCATATGAAAAAAGTTATACAACAAAACGGAATCGCCTTTGTTATTTTACGTTTTTCTTCTACTGATGAAGTATTCCTGCTTCCTTTTCCAGTTCTTCTGTTTTACTGGGAGCGAATGGACAAAGGTGGAAGAAAGTCGATGACAAAAGAGGAGATTACTGAACATAGTCACGCTATTATAATTGGCTTGCAACCTAGACTGGACTACCTTAAAATTCTGGATAAATTATCATTTATGCTAAACGAACCTTTTAATGAAAGAAAGTGA
- a CDS encoding PBP1A family penicillin-binding protein codes for MAGDYKSREERRKSQQTSKKKTKKKRSILKKLFLFMFILGLLGLITGGGLFAYYVSDAPDLDEAILKDTLSSEIYDMNGDLVTKIGSEENRKYVEFDEIPPTMRDAIIATEDVRFFDHHGIDPIRLGGAVLANITRGFGSEGASTITQQVVKNYFFSTDKTLERKAKEAWLAIQLEQKYEKEEIFEMYANKILMGGRIYGIATASDYYYGKELSELELHEAAQLAGMPQSPNNYNPFVYPEDAQKRRDIVLKLMNQHGKITEEEMNAALEINVTETLLKEEERASAEEEDYNIFIFMVIQEIEKQGYDISDGLKIYTTFDPDAQKQVNSVLTNDSILSYSSREELANTLQAGVTLLDTQTGAVRAIGSRGKESVDWGYNFATQASLQPGSAIKPLIDYAPAIENLNWSTYHLIDDEPYEGDKGWSPKNWDKQFKGPITMRESVWDSRNIPAIKTFKEVGPEKAKKFINGLGIDLENYYESASIGGAAGTDEMKTSPLQMAAAFAAFGNDGLYNEPHSISRIELRDGSEVDFTSEPTIAMKDSTAYMVTDMLKSVIDHPSGTGRSTKISGLPLAGKSGTTNFEDAQLEELGISSRNAPDSWFVGYTTNYTLSVWTGYDDKKGYLTPEERQSVTQAGIFRSIMSHVSQGVDTADFKKPASVIESPVEVGSNPAKLPSEYTPKDKIIYELFVQGTQPTNYSKQFDKIVSPQNLKAKYKKKENSIELTWKYDHKENKDVQFQVSGSLDEGPFTELTTTKELGLNVENVQPGGIYQFQVIAVAGEQASEPISILIEIPEEKPSNDDEENDDGNGEEGNGDGNGNGNGNGDGDGDGDGDGDGDGDGNGDGDDDDNGDGDGDSSGGEDDEPVDGNEGDDSSEGNETTTTS; via the coding sequence ATGGCTGGTGACTATAAGTCAAGAGAAGAACGCCGCAAATCCCAGCAAACATCTAAGAAGAAAACGAAGAAAAAGCGCTCGATTTTAAAAAAGCTATTTCTGTTTATGTTTATCTTAGGACTACTGGGATTAATAACTGGTGGTGGATTGTTTGCTTATTATGTAAGTGATGCACCTGATTTGGATGAAGCAATTCTAAAAGACACCCTTTCATCCGAGATTTACGATATGAACGGAGATCTCGTCACAAAAATAGGATCAGAAGAAAATCGAAAATATGTTGAATTTGATGAAATTCCTCCAACCATGAGAGATGCGATTATTGCAACTGAGGATGTTCGCTTTTTTGATCATCACGGGATTGATCCGATCCGTTTGGGTGGAGCTGTTCTAGCTAACATTACCCGTGGTTTTGGTTCTGAAGGAGCCTCGACTATTACACAGCAAGTCGTAAAGAACTACTTTTTCAGTACCGATAAAACATTAGAAAGAAAAGCAAAAGAAGCATGGCTTGCCATTCAACTAGAACAAAAATATGAAAAAGAAGAAATTTTCGAAATGTACGCCAATAAAATTTTAATGGGTGGTCGTATTTACGGGATTGCAACTGCCTCAGATTACTACTATGGAAAGGAATTAAGTGAATTAGAACTTCATGAAGCTGCCCAGCTCGCTGGAATGCCACAGAGTCCTAATAACTATAATCCGTTTGTATATCCAGAAGATGCTCAAAAGCGCCGAGACATTGTGTTAAAGCTCATGAACCAACATGGAAAAATTACCGAAGAAGAGATGAATGCAGCTCTGGAAATTAATGTAACCGAAACACTTCTTAAAGAAGAAGAAAGAGCATCCGCTGAGGAAGAAGATTATAATATTTTTATTTTCATGGTGATTCAAGAAATTGAAAAACAAGGATATGACATCTCTGATGGATTGAAGATTTATACTACTTTTGATCCAGATGCTCAAAAACAAGTAAATAGCGTCCTAACGAATGACAGTATTCTTAGCTATTCCTCTAGGGAAGAGCTTGCGAACACACTTCAAGCTGGTGTCACGTTATTAGATACGCAAACAGGCGCAGTTCGAGCAATAGGTAGCCGAGGAAAAGAGTCGGTTGATTGGGGCTACAATTTTGCCACTCAAGCAAGTTTACAACCTGGCTCGGCAATCAAGCCCTTGATCGATTATGCACCTGCAATCGAAAATTTAAATTGGTCAACTTACCATTTGATTGATGATGAACCTTATGAAGGAGATAAAGGATGGTCACCAAAAAACTGGGATAAACAATTTAAAGGACCCATCACTATGAGGGAGTCTGTCTGGGATTCTCGAAACATCCCTGCGATAAAGACTTTTAAAGAAGTAGGTCCTGAAAAAGCGAAGAAATTCATTAATGGTTTAGGCATTGACTTAGAAAATTACTATGAGAGTGCCTCAATTGGTGGTGCCGCTGGTACTGATGAAATGAAAACTAGCCCTCTTCAGATGGCTGCTGCTTTTGCTGCTTTTGGAAATGATGGTTTGTATAATGAACCTCACTCTATTTCACGAATTGAACTTCGCGATGGTTCTGAGGTAGATTTTACTTCTGAGCCTACCATAGCGATGAAGGATTCTACTGCATATATGGTTACCGATATGCTAAAAAGTGTAATCGATCATCCGAGTGGCACTGGAAGAAGCACAAAAATTTCTGGTCTTCCTTTAGCCGGAAAGTCAGGTACAACAAACTTCGAGGATGCTCAACTTGAAGAGTTAGGTATTAGTTCTCGAAATGCACCTGATTCGTGGTTTGTTGGTTATACCACGAACTACACCTTGTCCGTCTGGACAGGTTATGATGATAAAAAAGGCTATTTAACACCAGAAGAAAGACAAAGCGTAACTCAAGCTGGAATTTTCCGAAGCATCATGAGCCACGTATCTCAAGGTGTCGACACGGCCGATTTTAAAAAACCTGCCTCTGTCATTGAATCACCGGTTGAAGTAGGCTCAAATCCAGCCAAACTTCCAAGTGAGTACACACCAAAAGATAAAATCATTTATGAATTGTTCGTTCAGGGAACTCAGCCAACGAATTATTCAAAACAATTTGATAAAATTGTTTCACCACAAAACTTAAAGGCAAAATATAAGAAAAAAGAAAATTCTATTGAATTAACTTGGAAATACGACCATAAAGAAAACAAAGATGTACAATTTCAAGTATCCGGCTCCCTTGATGAAGGTCCTTTTACAGAGCTTACGACTACAAAAGAATTAGGTTTAAATGTTGAAAATGTTCAGCCAGGCGGAATTTATCAATTCCAAGTGATTGCTGTTGCAGGTGAACAAGCAAGTGAACCGATTTCCATACTCATTGAAATACCTGAGGAAAAACCTTCAAATGACGATGAAGAAAATGATGATGGTAACGGCGAAGAAGGTAATGGTGACGGTAATGGTAATGGTAATGGTAATGGTGACGGTGACGGTGACGGTGACGGTGACGGTGACGGTGACGGTGACGGTAATGGTGACGGTGATGATGACGATAATGGTGACGGTGATGGTGATTCATCAGGAGGGGAAGATGATGAACCGGTAGATGGTAACGAAGGTGATGACTCCTCAGAAGGGAATGAAACGACCACAACGTCATAA
- a CDS encoding YpoC family protein: MECNIPSQLIHPLFFQASCSVEQNIGRNSNWIHELFPFEIMYYTNEKSDEPFPWQNPENYLKEIFSEWECIQNKLNSLFAERSNELDVKMKKGVSLLFKLLFWSNDKPVSLDSWQKSILEYSYKPVNVIERLDFVIARPVAYPSFIQLNELMNEQYKQGMKKIAIKKRRPPA, from the coding sequence ATGGAGTGTAATATTCCGTCACAATTAATTCATCCGCTTTTTTTTCAAGCTTCTTGTTCAGTCGAACAAAACATTGGAAGGAATTCCAATTGGATACACGAGCTTTTTCCATTTGAAATTATGTATTACACGAACGAAAAAAGTGATGAGCCTTTTCCTTGGCAAAATCCAGAAAATTATCTTAAAGAAATTTTTTCAGAGTGGGAATGTATACAAAATAAATTAAATTCACTATTTGCTGAGCGATCTAACGAGTTAGACGTAAAAATGAAAAAAGGGGTCTCTCTCTTGTTTAAGCTTTTATTTTGGAGCAATGACAAACCGGTCTCATTGGATAGCTGGCAAAAGTCAATTTTAGAGTATTCCTATAAGCCAGTGAATGTAATTGAAAGGCTAGATTTTGTCATTGCTAGACCAGTGGCTTACCCTTCATTTATACAGCTAAATGAATTGATGAATGAGCAATACAAACAAGGAATGAAAAAAATAGCCATCAAAAAAAGAAGACCGCCTGCTTAA
- the nth gene encoding endonuclease III produces MLNINQIRFCLDEMKKMYPEAHCELVHDNPFELVIAVALSAQCTDVLVNKVTKELFKKYKTPQDYLDVSIEELQQDIKSIGLFRNKAKNIQTLCTQLLEKHDGVVPNTREDLVGLAGVGRKTANVVLSVAFHVPALAVDTHVERVSKRLGICRWKDNVLEVEKTLTRKIPEKEWNVTHHRLIFFGRYHCKAQNPQCVECPLLPLCREGKKRLKKKEITHGV; encoded by the coding sequence ATGTTAAATATAAACCAAATTCGGTTCTGTCTAGATGAAATGAAAAAAATGTATCCAGAAGCTCATTGTGAGCTTGTACATGACAATCCATTTGAACTCGTTATTGCCGTTGCTCTATCAGCACAGTGCACAGACGTCTTAGTCAATAAGGTTACAAAGGAGTTATTTAAAAAATACAAAACCCCACAAGATTATCTTGACGTTTCGATTGAGGAATTACAGCAAGATATTAAATCTATTGGGTTGTTTCGAAACAAGGCAAAAAACATACAAACTCTCTGCACTCAACTATTAGAAAAGCATGATGGAGTAGTACCAAATACTCGCGAGGATTTAGTAGGTTTAGCCGGAGTTGGTCGGAAAACAGCTAATGTTGTTCTATCCGTTGCTTTTCATGTTCCCGCATTGGCGGTTGACACTCATGTTGAACGAGTCAGTAAACGGTTAGGTATTTGTCGTTGGAAGGATAATGTCTTAGAAGTAGAAAAAACATTAACGAGGAAAATTCCAGAAAAAGAGTGGAACGTAACGCATCACCGTCTCATCTTCTTTGGTCGTTATCATTGTAAAGCCCAAAATCCACAGTGTGTCGAGTGTCCACTTCTGCCCCTTTGCAGGGAAGGGAAGAAGAGGTTGAAAAAGAAGGAGATTACTCATGGAGTGTAA